A window from Cryptomeria japonica chromosome 1, Sugi_1.0, whole genome shotgun sequence encodes these proteins:
- the LOC131079731 gene encoding photosystem II core complex proteins psbY, chloroplastic isoform X2, with product MAMANAVAIAKGPSLTRAPHFTSPQSFHNVKSPKPLFLQTRRFTTPAAAKSEQVVLAPLVEPATAMGAAFMAALSSCDSAFAAQQVMDLAANDNRGTLLLLTLVPAVGWVLYNILQPALNQINRMRNVKGLVVGLGLGAGGAALFSGAGEARAEEVLSLAAEAAGSDNRGLLLLLVVSPAIAWVLYNILQPALNQINRMRSG from the exons ATGGCGATGGCAAATGCAGTAGCAATAGCCAAAGGGCCATCACTAACTAGAGCGCCCCATTTCACCAGTCCTCAGAGCTTTCACAATGTCAAGAGCCCAAAGCCCCTGTTTCTGCAAACCAGGAGGTTTACAACCCCTGCTGCAGCAAAATCAGAGCAGGTGGTCTTGGCTCCCCTGGTAGAGCCCGCCACGGCCATGGGGGCTGCATTCATGGCTGCCCTGAGCTCATGTGACTCTGCTTTTGCGGCGCAGCAGGTGATGGATTTGGCGGCCAATGATAACCGCGGGACTCTGCTGCTGCTCACCTTGGTGCCTGCTGTTGGGTGGGTGCTCTACAACATTTTGCAGCCGGCACTCAACCAGATTAATCGCATGAGAAATGTTAAAGGCCTGGTTGTAGGCTTAGGCCTGGGGGCTGGCGGCGCTGCCCTGTTTTCCGGTGCTGGTGAGGCCCGTGCAGAGGAGGTGCTCAGTTTGGCGGCGGAAGCGGCGGGAAGCGATAACCGTGGGCTTCTGCTGCTGCTCGTTGTTTCTCCTGCAATTGCGTGGGTGTTGTATAATATCCTCCAGCCCGCTCTTAATCAGATCAACCGGATGCGTTCTGG ATAG
- the LOC131079731 gene encoding photosystem II core complex proteins psbY, chloroplastic isoform X1 produces MAMANAVAIAKGPSLTRAPHFTSPQSFHNVKSPKPLFLQTRRFTTPAAAKSEQVVLAPLVEPATAMGAAFMAALSSCDSAFAAQQVMDLAANDNRGTLLLLTLVPAVGWVLYNILQPALNQINRMRNVKGLVVGLGLGAGGAALFSGAGEARAEEVLSLAAEAAGSDNRGLLLLLVVSPAIAWVLYNILQPALNQINRMRSGR; encoded by the exons ATGGCGATGGCAAATGCAGTAGCAATAGCCAAAGGGCCATCACTAACTAGAGCGCCCCATTTCACCAGTCCTCAGAGCTTTCACAATGTCAAGAGCCCAAAGCCCCTGTTTCTGCAAACCAGGAGGTTTACAACCCCTGCTGCAGCAAAATCAGAGCAGGTGGTCTTGGCTCCCCTGGTAGAGCCCGCCACGGCCATGGGGGCTGCATTCATGGCTGCCCTGAGCTCATGTGACTCTGCTTTTGCGGCGCAGCAGGTGATGGATTTGGCGGCCAATGATAACCGCGGGACTCTGCTGCTGCTCACCTTGGTGCCTGCTGTTGGGTGGGTGCTCTACAACATTTTGCAGCCGGCACTCAACCAGATTAATCGCATGAGAAATGTTAAAGGCCTGGTTGTAGGCTTAGGCCTGGGGGCTGGCGGCGCTGCCCTGTTTTCCGGTGCTGGTGAGGCCCGTGCAGAGGAGGTGCTCAGTTTGGCGGCGGAAGCGGCGGGAAGCGATAACCGTGGGCTTCTGCTGCTGCTCGTTGTTTCTCCTGCAATTGCGTGGGTGTTGTATAATATCCTCCAGCCCGCTCTTAATCAGATCAACCGGATGCGTTCTGG CAGATAG